In Lycium ferocissimum isolate CSIRO_LF1 chromosome 7, AGI_CSIRO_Lferr_CH_V1, whole genome shotgun sequence, the sequence CATAACGAATCTAAAGCAGGGCAACTTTAGCAAGTAATCCATGCTCTTATAGGATAGTATTAGTAAAGGAGAAAAATGCCTTAAGTTCAGAAGAAGCAGGGTGCCACTCTGGACCTCCAGCCTCAGTAAGAAGGCCCATTGAAAGAGGAGAAGCACTGATCACTCCGACACCCTTGCTCTTCAGGTATGGCAACAGATCCTCCAAAGTTGAATCGTTGATACTGTAGTGACAATATGACAGGATGACATCAACTGTGCCTGGAGGGACGCGATCGAGCACGTAAGTGAATACCCCCAAAGGAAGGCCTGTTATACCAATGAAACGGATCTTTCCAGCTTGCTTCAGTTTTTGAAGGGCGGGAAGCGTCTCATTCACAATCTGTtcgagacaaaaaaaaaagacactaaAACTCCCTTGCTAAAACTACGGACTTCCACAAACAAAATCATGACAAAGTGGTGAAGTGGGGAGGGAGGGCTGTAAATCTTACTTTCAAAACAAAGACTACCACTTGGATAATGTCACAAAGAAAGATAGCATTTTGAAAACCAGACATATCAAACACTGAGAACATATCACGTAGTTTGACGTGTAATCAATATGACAAGTTGAGGAAAGGATGATAAGAGATTTACAAGGTTAACAGATCACTTAGCCAACCTATGATGTACTTCCTTCAATCTGAGGGAATGACAAACTTCAAAGTACGAggatcaaaatattttaattttagtgTGCATCAGACATTGACTCAGTTTATTAAAAGTAAATGttacatatttggaaacaacATAAAAAGTCTTTTATCAtaatctttttatattatacatatttacaAAGTATTCAGAAAAATCGTTTTTAAAAAAGGACTCCTACAAATATCAGAGGGAAGAATCGAACTTAAATGATCAATCAATAAAGCACCTGATCGAGGGACCCAAATTCAATATCGTGACACTGTAACATATCAACATAATCAAGTTGCAGCCGCTCCAAGCTCTCATCAATGCTTTTAGTCACTCTCTCAGCACTGAAATCAAATCCCTCTTTGTACCTCCCACATTTTGTGGACACAATGTACTGATCTCTGGGCACTCCAAGAGCCTTTAAAGCTTTCCCTAGTACCTTTTCCGATAATGTTCCTCCATAAAACCTGAAAGTCACCAATTAAAGAAAAGAACAACAATTTAAGAAGTTCACTTATCATTTCCGAATTCAATAGCAACATGATTCAAGAAGCGGATCCAAAGTTTCAAATCACTTATGCAGATTCCTGATCTTTCACAAACTTCGAATGGCAGAGATTGATCCAAATTTTAAATCACGGCATACTGATAAGACTGCATCCACTTCCTTTTTAACACTAATTGTGGATGTAATTTAAATTAttccttccgtcccaatttaagtgtcttactttcttttttggtctaccccaaaaagagtgtctctttctatattcaGTAAGTTTTCCAATCCCAACGTTCTACATGACAAGTTTAAGAGTACACGATTTAAAGGACTAAaaacatctttaatttaagattatAAGATTAAAAAATGTCCATTTGTTTTTTAAACTCAGTGCCCGGTCAAATTAAATTGGGAAGGGAGAGTATATgccttttaagaaaaagttcaacTATATACTGTGTATTTTCTAAGAAGTTTGTGATGCATAGATAATAATGAAAAAACCATAGTGAAAGAGTCTAATGTATGTGCTGGATAACGTAAGTTTGCATGTGTGACTGcaggaagagaaaaagagagagagagagaggtgtaCGGGGAAGTGTCAAAGAAATTGACGCCGAGGCGAAATGCTTCACGCACGGCAGCGAAGGCGTCTTGTTCAGAGACATCCCCGAAAACCTTGCCCAGAGGAGAAGCCCCGAACCCCACCGAGCTCACTTTCAGTCCAGTGTTGCCCACTGCTCGGAGCTGCAATGCCATTTTTTATGGGAAATGTTAGGGTTTTCAAATCTGAAATATAATAGTTCTGACTTGTTCTGTTTCCTTCAGTAGGAAGATGACAAATGTGAGTGGATGAGAAAGAGCCTATTGATTTCCCCCGGGAAAAAGACAGTAGTTGGTGTGCTCACTCAGACAATTGAAAATTACACGACAAGTAATGAATTATTGTTGTGAGCCACTAATGGGAAGATTTTGCACAGATTTCCTTCCAACGCActcatctttaatttttacctctCATAtctgtggtctttaatttttacccttgcggcttatttaatgaaaatattcagAATTATTTGCTCGGCATGAGTTCTATAATATTCTATAGGGATTAAGTTATGTTGCAGGCATAGGTTgtgtaggagtagtatttttcagattatgttgagtgttgaaagttttaTCTTTTCCTAAGATATACTtgtgtggatattatgatacatAAGCAGAAGCTAAAGGTAAGCTTTGCCGAGCGAAATCTAAACCTATGTCGTTTTCATATTATGTTGAGTATTGAAAGTTTTCTCTTGTCCGGCATGACTTATAagatgttatgatacatatgccaAAGCTAAACGCTAACTATACTGGCCAAAATTTAGGCTATGCAGCGTCAAAAGTGCTTAAGGGAAAACATTAAAGACCACCAGAAATAGAGATATTTGTGTGAATGACCCGTGATCGATTGGACTGGATTGTTCGGCCTGCTTGCTGTTGAAGGTGGAATGGACTCTTGGCCCTAATTGTTATTGATGTGCAGTCTGAGCTTTTATCTAGGGGAAGAAATGGGCttattgggcctcaattttcccACTGGTCAACCGAAAGTGTGTACCCGGCCTTTTGGTGCTGCCACTTCCCAAGTGTATGGATGTAGTTAACACAGTCGTTCATGTTTGACTTAATACATACGAAGACACCTTAAGTTACCACGATTTTTCATTTGACACCTCAGGCCTCGTACcgattgaacatccttagtaaAAGCAGTGACTATTAGAATTTTTCCTCGTTAATCAATGATTATACCTCAATTTCAACTAGTCGGAGTTTTCGAATATATATAAATCGTTTGTCATCTCCACCTGATTCGGACATCTCATtcaaatactaaataatttatcTTCTGACACAAACACttgcaagtttttttttttttcccccgtGTATATGGTGCTTTCGGGGAACTTTCAGTACTAAGAATTAGGGGATGGACACATGAAAAGTCCAAGATGTTAAGGTTGGCACCAACATCACAGGTTGTCATTTGAAATGTCAGTATCTTATATAGAATTGGCAGTGGACAACAGTCGCAGATTAATGTTAAATCACTCATCATAATTAGCCCCCACGAACATATTAAAATCTTCTCCAGCTATACCTACCAAGCTATGTTAGAACATCACTTCATTAACCCACTAACTTTCGTCAACAACCTTCTTGTTTAAAGCTAATTgacagaaagaaaaaaggatatGTTTTTTTCTCTCAAGATTCTCGGTTCTCCCCAACAAAGTTTGAGATTTGGTTGGATATTTCTAGACCTGATTATCGTTAGACTCAGACACACCGACAttttaaaatcctttttttcGCCTAAGTTGTTTTCATGATCTAAAAATTGTGTCATATCTGTCATAGATAAGGATCAACAGAGGCGCATATAGAGAGGATCTTTTATGGATTATATTTAAGTATTTAACTAAACATATTGCTTTTGTTTGTAATGACTTTAAATCCTAGATTTATCTCTACCGCTAAATGCTTCTAATTATTCCAATCGCACTAAGCTACGCTCTCTCCGGCATCTAATTTACATCTCTACCCAAAGTTAGAAGCTGGATGATACCTGCTGTTACGTATGCCCAACAACATTTTATTGACAAAGAGTGGAGTTTGGACCTGATTTACAAGGAGACAAATGATCCACATCCCTATAGATGTGGAACTCAACACCCCAACGTCCAGAATTGGACATCTAGAGTGTGAATAATGTAAGATGGGATCTCAATATTGAATAATCATGAATTAGGATGTGCCTAATTTTGATACGATACAACATGAGCTGAGAATTGTGAATTGTCCAAGAATGCATATGTAGTCAAACAATTTACATCCCTACCGTGTACCGACCTGGGAGTTCAACATTTATGTTTGGTCAAAATCTGCTCATGATTCCCAAATTATTTAAttgggtaaatggaccttttatGGTTTACTTTTGACTGGAAAATATCCAGTTACGTACACATGGTCTACAGTAATGAGAGGGATAACTTTTATATTTCTGCCGAAATTCTGCTAGGTAGTTCATTTCACAATCTCActaatgaattatttttttaatatcgtATTATGTTGTTGGTATCGTGAAAAATGGGTAACAAGTACATATATTTCTATTAGATATAAGTGTGGTGGGAGGACTAACACAGCATCACcagcttgtaccaaaagctttacaaattacacacgcaatgaatgcttgtactataggctatataacttgtacactttatccaattatttttttattccatgtggacatatgtcatagtacttaatagtTATTcctttctcatgtatagacgtatgcacttcaattttaattctccgacacatttatttcctccgtgcacttttacttgttcgcttttgacttttcacgttctttaagaattaataaatctcatGTGAATACATGTCAtattactgaatatttattctcttctcaagtatacacgtatgcactacaattttaattctccgacacatatttatttcctccatgcatttttacttgttcacttttgacttttcacgttcttactgaatatttattctcttctcatgtatgtatgcacttcaattttaattctccgacacatttatttcctccgtaaacttttacttgttcacttttgacttttcacgttatctaaaaattaataaatgaagtactccctccgttccacaTTACTTagccacattacttgacttttcacgttctttaagaattaataaataaagtactccatccgtcccacattacttgacttttcacattctttaagaattaataaatgaagtactcccttcgtcccatattacttggccacattactatagttgacttttcacgttctttaagaattaatactccctccgttcacttttgacttttcacgctgtttaaaaaataataaataaagtgtatATTTTACCATGATGCCCCATATTAATTGTTAGAGTAATtgtattggatttgaaaaatgatttggaatgagtaattaatgctaagggtaaaacaggaaaaaaataattgtcttatcttgatatgtgaaaaatgacaagtaaaaatgaaaatctattttaggaatagtggacaagtaaaagtgaacggagggagtaaaaatgaagtactcccttcagtggcggatccagggtTGTCACTCAGGGGGTtcgaaaaaataacaaaaaaaatataaaatataatattatttgcGGAATCAAACCTAGACGCTGGACAAAACCTTTGACCAGTTCAACTAACCTTTTACATTTATTcggggtgttcaaaagttaatatatgtacataaacacgagaaaattgatcctatatatacCTGTAAGTTTTTTGCccgggtgaacaccctcgacATCACGTAAATCCGCCCCTGACTCCCTTCGTCCTatattacttggtcacattactaaaaatatatgtctatttttctattctatattttctttcttcttatatataaacGTCCAACgtggacgaacacaacaacaataagttgtataaaaagcaactgaaattgtgCTTGAAGCAGGGACTAATATATGCACATTTCAgaaataacattaattctacctcttgtgtgtttactttttaagtccccacagGTCTGCAATGtcttaattgtcctttcatttccttcatttggcatgtactccctctgtctcaatttaagtgtctacatTTGATTAAAcatagagtttaagaaataaagatagactttcaaatcttgtggttctaaattaaaaatgtgtataatataataaaatatcctttgaatcttgtgattataaacttgacatgtaggatgtttgaattgtcaacgtactaaatataaaaagaggcggacataaccaaaataagacaatttttttttaacaacaaacgcccaagtggacgaacacaacaacaataagttgtacaaaaagcaactgaaattatACTCTAAGCcaggactaacatgtgtacatttcagaagtttaacattaatactacctcttgtgtgtttactttttaagtccccacgtatccgcagtgtctcaattgtcttttcatttccttcatttggcatacactccctctgtctcaatttaagtatcTACTTTTGACTAaacacggaatttaagaaataaagataaactatcttgtggttttaaattaaaaatgtgtataatataataaaatattctttgaCTCTTgtaattataaacttgacatgtaggacaaattttaacaataattgagaaattaagaaaaaaataagacgaaaagaaaaaaaatacggAGACTTACTAAGGAGAATCGCGGTATCCTTtgtaaaatatacaaaccataaagactaactacATTGAGTAatcaaattaatcatgttgaGTCCCGTGCATCATAGTTTgctagtatatatatttgtgcttAAAGATGAGCAACTAAATGAAACAACACATATCCAATTGACTTCTAATTTGATTCTTTTGGTTTGTGGAGAGAACTGAGAGGCGGTACACTGTCCATATGAATGAATAAAACAAAGATTAAAGAGATCACATAATGAACCTTCTAAGAAAAACTTTGGATacagaaataatttttcaaagtaTATCTGACAAATGAAATAATATGACGTATTAAAATCACGTATAGTAGACTGACACTAGTAATTCTTTCCACCtcaaaatacttattataaTTTCTGTTCTGGAAATGTCAATACAAGGAATGAACAGAAGAAAGTGTTATATTATTAAGAGAAGTTCTAGAATATTTTAATGAGATTAGGTGAAATGCACGgtgttaattttttaaaacaatcaAGTTACTTATTGAgtaatataattacaagtaaatCAATCAATAAACATTAAAATGATAATCTGGTAAAAATAATAACTAACCTACTGAGTCAGATGTTAAAATGATGATCTGGTAAAAATTCACTGTCAGTGTATAATCAATAACCTAAATCCTATTTTAATTAATACGTGcacaacatatatattttcactAGTATTAATTAATAGTGTTGCTGTGTCTGCCATGAAAGAATAGTAGCTTTTCCTATAATTATTTAGTCtaaattcttttccaacttatattttaattattattattatagtcaaaggttcttatcagtGTCCCGCGAAATATGGAGGATGGTCTTTTAGGATAGAGACACAGGTTGTGGGAACATTATGGGGTAGTTGACGTAGCAGCCAAcataaagaaaattgaaaactaaaatccaaaaaaagaaaagaaaaaaagatagggCTTTGTTGTATAAATTTCAATGGCTAGGTGGAGGAAGAGAAAATATTATAGTAGTACTAGTAGCCCCAAAAAGTCTTTAAAATTCCGAATAAGACAAAAAAACAGACTATTTAAATCTTTGCTTTCACCAGCTTAAAAGCTACCCATTAAGAGTACTTGCAAATTTTTAATGTTCACACACAGTGGTTTGAAATTGAATTAGTAATTATTACTAATATTCTATTGCCACAAATTAAAGCCAGTTCACATCAATAACCCCGTGAAGACGGAAGAAAAAAGAGACAGCGATACTTATAACACTAGTATATATATGGGGAGAAAATTAGTAGTAGTATTAATGGTAGCCAAAAGGTCTCCAAGTTTAGAGGAGATTGAGATTTGTAAAAGATAAGCTTTGTCCTCTTCTAGCTCTTAATTAAAGTAAGTACCCAGTTCCTCTTAAGCCCTTATATATTCTACCTTTATGGATATGCACTTCACAGCTTAATTAATTTGCTCAACTTCTTTGATCTTTCTAGGAGTTCTCCAATTTGCTTCTGGGGATTACAACAGAAAAACTTTTACAGGTAATTATTTAGTGCAATAAGCTGATTGCCTGTAATTTATTCTAAAACGTCTAATATTATCGGCTATTGAACATTAGCTGCGAATGAACTCCTTGTTACCCGATAGAATTGTCATTAAAATCTTTAACGGCCTGAGTTATAGTGACACATAGTCAATTGCAGGTAAATTGTTTTGCTAAAGACTATTTTTGTCGTAGTCATGTGTGCAGTTTCAGTGTCCAAACTCTTGAAAACCTAGACAATTTTcgcgagttttttttttttcaaattataatGAAAGATGGAACATAGAATTGAATCTATATGTTATTGTTGCAGGAAATGGAAtattatggctttaatcaacaGTGGCCTATGAGCTCATTTGATGAGCTAAGTGCAATATCTACAGCTGCTTCATTTGGTCAGAATTTGCATGAGTCTTTCGCCTCTCAGCCAATATTAGGTCATAAAAGGCCTATAGAAATGTCCCAAGTTGTTGAAGAAAGGCCACTAAAGAATCCCAAAACTAGTCACAGctggaataataataattcCTATGAAAATGATCAAATTTTGAGCTCACAATCTGTGGCTTCTCCCAACTACCATTTGATCAACTCATCAAATAATTACACTAACCAACAAGTTGTGACAATGAAGCCTAAGGAGGAAACAACTTTGTCATCTAGCAGTATAACTTTTGCAGCTGATCACAACAATATGGTTTGTCAAGATTCTTTTGCCAATCAGAATTACATGTTTAAGGCTAATAACCATCAAGGAGCTAATAAGAGTGTTAGTACAAATGGAAAATTAACACAAGCTCAAGATCACATCATTGCTGAGAGGAAAAGACGCGAAAAGCTCAGCCAAAGGTTCATTGCTTTATCTGCTCTAATTCCTGGACTAAAAAAGGTAGAAACACTTTTCCCTATCAAcgttatgaatgtgtttggtatgatagaagtcatttttcatattctactttctctGAAATGACCTATTTCGTGAAAATatgttttggtgtatatatgGTTGGAATTAAAGTGAAAGATATTCTGAAAAAAGTTATTTATTAAAGATATGATAATGAATTAGCACATCGTCGGATAACGCTTTGAGGATTTCTCTTTTACTCTTAAAGATTGATAGTTATGTTTACACTATCAGAAAATTGCTGCATATCTTAATCTCGAAGGATGTACATTCCATCAAAATTGAAACCCGTTGAAAATGTTACCAACGAGCCAAATTCCTACAAAATTCGTTGGAAATTCCTATAGGGAATTAACAATTTTTTAGTGTGTAATAAGTGTTAGTTGGAATACTAATATTGCTTAGTTAGATAGCTATGAAGGAAAATGATTCCCCCCAAAAGTGAGAGAAAGCATTTTCCTCGAAAAATTATCCGACCAAATATCATAtgactttttgaaaaatatttttcttcatttcaaacACTCTGTATAAGTAATACTTAGTAATCTTAATTTCAGTATCTCAGGTTATAAAATACCCATActaaaaattttatttgatgAATAGATGGACAAGGCTTCAGTTCTTGGAGATGCAATAAAATACTTGAAACAACTCCAAGAGAAAGTGAAGACACTTGAGgagcaaacaaagaaaaaggcaGTGGAGTCTGTTGTATTTATCAAGAAATATGAACTTTATGGAGATGGTGAAAATTCTTCATCAGATGAAAACTATTCCAGTGCTACTCTACCAGTTGATGAGCCACTTCCAGAAATTGAAGCAAGAATATCTGAGAGAGATGTACTAATTAGAATCCACtgtgagaaaaagaaaggaattgtTGACAAAACTGTGGCTGAAATGGAGAAGCTTCATCTATCAGTCATCAATACTTGTGCCTTGTCTTTTGGAACTTCTGCTCTTGACATTACTATCATTGCTCAGGTATACACTATTTTACGTCCTATATATGCAttggagtttaaaaaaaaaattacataatcaAATCGTTTATAGGTTTCGTAATTATAACTTTGTAACATGGAAATTATGTTGACTAATTTGTTAGTTAATATAACTAATTAAAACCTTAATTCCATGCAGATGGATGAGGAATTTGCAATGACAGTCCAGGATCTTGTCAAGAATTTGCGCTCATCTCTTAAAATGTTTATGTGAAGGACGTGTTCAACTGTTGCAGTTTTCTTAATCATAGTGTGTTTGGTACGACGGAagtcatttttcatgaaaaatgttttcctaaatACTTTCTCTTTTTTCAAGTTAATTTCTTGGATGTTTAGGCTTGCGAAGtctaattcaccctttttcaaACCATGTCTTTTGAAGCTTGTTTGCAGTGGGGTTAATTAATTCATTTTGTAGGGAGGATTTTTTTTACTACTCTTTTTTTGCAtggttaatttgttaattaacCATGTTCGTTTTATCCACCTATTGTAAAGACATAGATGACCCCATGGCTTaggctttttttttctcctttataCATGTTTTTCCACGAGG encodes:
- the LOC132064763 gene encoding L-galactose dehydrogenase codes for the protein MALQLRAVGNTGLKVSSVGFGASPLGKVFGDVSEQDAFAAVREAFRLGVNFFDTSPFYGGTLSEKVLGKALKALGVPRDQYIVSTKCGRYKEGFDFSAERVTKSIDESLERLQLDYVDMLQCHDIEFGSLDQIVNETLPALQKLKQAGKIRFIGITGLPLGVFTYVLDRVPPGTVDVILSYCHYSINDSTLEDLLPYLKSKGVGVISASPLSMGLLTEAGGPEWHPASSELKAACRAAVDHCKERGKNISKLALQYSLANTDISSVLVGMKSVKEVEENIAAALELATAGIDEETLSEITDILKPVKNQTWPSGIQQS
- the LOC132064764 gene encoding transcription factor bHLH18-like, whose product is MEYYGFNQQWPMSSFDELSAISTAASFGQNLHESFASQPILGHKRPIEMSQVVEERPLKNPKTSHSWNNNNSYENDQILSSQSVASPNYHLINSSNNYTNQQVVTMKPKEETTLSSSSITFAADHNNMVCQDSFANQNYMFKANNHQGANKSVSTNGKLTQAQDHIIAERKRREKLSQRFIALSALIPGLKKMDKASVLGDAIKYLKQLQEKVKTLEEQTKKKAVESVVFIKKYELYGDGENSSSDENYSSATLPVDEPLPEIEARISERDVLIRIHCEKKKGIVDKTVAEMEKLHLSVINTCALSFGTSALDITIIAQMDEEFAMTVQDLVKNLRSSLKMFM